In Pasteurella multocida subsp. multocida OH4807, a genomic segment contains:
- the infB gene encoding translation initiation factor IF-2 (COG0532 Translation initiation factor 2 (IF-2; GTPase)) — protein MTEDVKKADGTAPKKLSLQRRTKTTVSTTAGGKAKEVQVEVRKKRTVPTDAAKRAEEAKLKAAEEAERLAAEKAKKEAEEKARLEAEKAKQAKAEEMKATEETKKAQAAVVPTKVVDAEKEKRRAEEAELRRKADELARQKAEEQARKAAEEAKRYAELSDDDVDSDSSDDYADYHLTSSYAREAEDEEARRKESRNRGGKNKVVKAKKGGREDESSKTERESNRRNQKDGKNGKGKNAKKGSALQQAFTKPAQAVNRDVVIGETITVAELANKMAVKATEVIKTMMKMGAMATINQVIDQETAQLVAEEMGHKVIIRKENELEESVMSDRDVDAELVTRAPVVTIMGHVDHGKTSLLDYIRKAKVASGEAGGITQHIGAYHVETEDGKMITFLDTPGHAAFTSMRARGAKATDIVVLVVAADDGVMPQTIEAIQHAKAAGVPIVVAVNKIDKPEANPERVETELLQHEVVAEKFGGDTQFVYVSAKKGTGVDELLEAILLQSEVLELTAVKDGMATGVVIESYLDKGRGPVATILVQSGTLHRGDIVLCGFEYGRVRAMRNENGKEVAMAGPSIPVEVLGLSGVPAAGDEVTVVRDEKKAREVALYRQGKFREVKLARQQKAKLENMFTNMAEGDVAELNVIVKADVQGSVEAICQSLNELSTAEVKVKVVGSGVGGITETDATLAAASNAIVLGFNVRADASARRIIESESIDLRYYSIIYELLNEIKAAMSGMLQPEFKQEIIGLAEVRDVFRHPKFGAIAGCMVTEGIVKRNNPIRVLRDNVVIFEGELESLRRFKDDVAEVRNGMECGIGVKNYNDVKVGDQIEVFEVVEIKRTI, from the coding sequence ATGACAGAAGATGTAAAAAAAGCGGATGGTACAGCCCCAAAAAAACTGAGTTTACAGCGTAGAACGAAAACCACTGTCAGCACAACAGCGGGGGGGAAAGCAAAAGAAGTACAAGTAGAAGTCCGTAAAAAGCGTACTGTGCCAACCGATGCCGCAAAACGTGCAGAAGAAGCGAAGTTGAAAGCGGCAGAAGAAGCGGAAAGATTAGCGGCGGAAAAGGCTAAAAAAGAAGCTGAAGAAAAAGCACGTCTTGAAGCGGAAAAAGCAAAACAAGCAAAAGCTGAAGAAATGAAAGCGACAGAAGAAACTAAAAAAGCACAAGCGGCTGTAGTCCCAACGAAAGTGGTGGATGCAGAAAAAGAAAAACGCCGTGCCGAAGAAGCCGAGCTACGTCGCAAAGCAGATGAGTTAGCGCGCCAAAAAGCAGAAGAGCAAGCGCGTAAAGCGGCAGAAGAAGCGAAACGTTATGCTGAGTTAAGCGATGATGACGTAGATTCAGACTCAAGTGATGATTATGCGGATTATCACTTAACATCAAGTTATGCACGTGAAGCGGAAGACGAAGAAGCACGTCGTAAAGAAAGCCGTAATCGTGGTGGCAAAAATAAAGTCGTGAAAGCGAAAAAAGGCGGACGTGAAGATGAAAGCTCAAAAACTGAACGTGAATCTAATCGTCGTAATCAAAAAGATGGCAAAAATGGTAAAGGCAAAAATGCGAAGAAAGGCAGCGCATTACAACAAGCCTTCACGAAACCCGCACAAGCGGTTAACCGTGATGTGGTGATTGGTGAAACCATTACTGTGGCTGAACTGGCAAATAAAATGGCAGTAAAAGCAACAGAAGTGATCAAAACAATGATGAAAATGGGGGCTATGGCAACCATTAACCAAGTGATCGACCAAGAAACTGCACAACTTGTTGCAGAAGAAATGGGACACAAAGTTATCATTCGTAAAGAGAACGAACTGGAAGAATCAGTAATGAGTGACCGCGATGTCGATGCGGAATTAGTAACTCGTGCGCCAGTTGTGACAATTATGGGTCACGTTGACCATGGTAAAACCTCATTACTTGACTATATTCGTAAAGCGAAAGTGGCTTCAGGCGAAGCAGGTGGTATTACTCAGCATATCGGTGCATACCACGTAGAAACTGAAGACGGCAAAATGATCACCTTCTTAGATACACCAGGACACGCAGCCTTTACCTCAATGCGTGCACGTGGCGCAAAAGCAACAGATATCGTTGTGCTTGTGGTTGCGGCGGATGATGGTGTGATGCCACAAACAATCGAAGCTATTCAACACGCAAAAGCAGCGGGTGTACCAATTGTTGTTGCAGTAAACAAAATTGATAAACCTGAAGCAAATCCAGAGCGTGTAGAAACGGAATTATTACAACACGAAGTAGTTGCTGAGAAATTCGGTGGTGATACTCAATTCGTTTACGTATCTGCGAAGAAAGGTACAGGCGTTGATGAGTTACTTGAAGCAATCTTATTACAATCAGAAGTACTTGAATTAACTGCGGTTAAAGACGGTATGGCAACGGGGGTGGTGATTGAATCTTACCTTGATAAAGGTCGTGGTCCAGTGGCAACTATCCTCGTTCAATCGGGTACATTACATCGTGGTGACATCGTACTTTGTGGCTTTGAATACGGTCGTGTACGTGCGATGCGTAACGAAAATGGTAAAGAAGTCGCAATGGCTGGACCATCAATTCCAGTTGAGGTGTTAGGGCTTTCAGGCGTACCAGCAGCGGGTGATGAAGTGACAGTGGTTCGTGACGAGAAAAAAGCACGTGAAGTCGCTTTATACCGTCAAGGTAAATTCCGCGAAGTGAAACTTGCTCGTCAACAAAAAGCGAAATTGGAAAATATGTTTACCAATATGGCAGAAGGCGATGTGGCAGAATTGAACGTGATTGTAAAAGCAGACGTACAAGGTTCTGTGGAAGCAATTTGCCAATCATTGAACGAGCTTTCTACTGCAGAGGTCAAAGTGAAAGTTGTAGGTTCAGGTGTAGGTGGTATTACTGAAACTGATGCAACTTTAGCGGCAGCCTCAAATGCTATCGTACTTGGCTTTAACGTTCGTGCCGACGCTTCTGCTCGTCGTATTATCGAATCAGAAAGCATTGATTTACGTTACTATTCCATCATTTATGAGCTATTAAACGAAATTAAAGCGGCGATGAGCGGGATGTTACAACCTGAATTTAAACAAGAAATCATTGGTCTTGCTGAAGTGCGTGATGTTTTCCGTCATCCGAAATTTGGCGCAATTGCAGGTTGTATGGTGACAGAAGGTATTGTGAAACGTAACAATCCAATCCGCGTATTACGTGATAACGTGGTAATCTTTGAAGGTGAACTCGAATCATTACGTCGCTTTAAAGATGACGTCGCAGAAGTACGTAACGGTATGGAATGTGGTATCGGCGTGAAGAACTACAATGATGTGAAAGTCGGTGATCAGATTGAGGTCTTTGAAGTCGTGGAAATTAAACGTACGATTTAA
- the truB gene encoding tRNA pseudouridine synthase B (COG0130 Pseudouridine synthase): MSKPRKRGRDIDGVFLLDKPQGTSSNDIMQKVKRLFQANKAGHTGALDPLATGMLPICLGEATKFSQFLLDADKRYRVTAKLGERTDTSDAEGQIVETRAVQVNEQDILAALPHFRGDLMQVPTMFSALKHQGKPLYEYARAGITVEREARPITIFELQFIEYQAPYLTLEVHCSKGTYIRTLVDDLGEYLGCGAHVTVLRRTAVADYPVEAMMDWNRLQELAERQDLAVLDQHLLPVDSAVSKLPALVLTEEQSKAIGFGQRVKFDNPNACIGQVRLFSDKQQFLGVALVDERNVIHPQRLVSQY, encoded by the coding sequence ATGTCAAAACCTCGTAAGCGCGGACGTGATATTGATGGTGTTTTTTTGCTCGATAAGCCGCAGGGGACGAGTTCGAATGACATTATGCAAAAAGTCAAACGTCTTTTCCAAGCCAACAAGGCAGGGCATACTGGGGCATTAGATCCTTTAGCAACGGGGATGTTACCCATTTGTTTGGGGGAAGCAACTAAGTTTTCGCAGTTTTTATTAGATGCAGATAAACGTTATCGCGTTACGGCGAAACTGGGTGAAAGAACCGATACCTCTGATGCAGAAGGACAAATTGTTGAGACTCGGGCGGTGCAAGTGAACGAGCAGGATATTCTTGCCGCGTTGCCACATTTTCGTGGAGATCTCATGCAAGTCCCAACCATGTTTTCGGCGCTGAAACATCAAGGTAAACCGCTGTATGAATACGCACGTGCGGGCATCACGGTTGAACGTGAAGCGCGTCCTATTACGATTTTTGAATTGCAGTTTATTGAGTATCAGGCACCATACTTAACTTTAGAGGTTCATTGCTCAAAAGGAACGTATATTCGTACCCTAGTGGACGACTTAGGTGAGTATTTAGGTTGCGGTGCCCATGTGACGGTATTACGTCGCACAGCAGTGGCGGATTATCCTGTTGAAGCAATGATGGATTGGAATCGTTTACAAGAATTAGCAGAGCGACAGGATCTTGCTGTACTTGATCAACATTTATTACCTGTTGATAGTGCGGTTTCTAAGTTGCCAGCTTTAGTGTTAACAGAAGAGCAGAGCAAAGCGATTGGGTTTGGTCAACGTGTGAAGTTTGATAATCCAAATGCATGTATTGGGCAGGTTCGCTTGTTTTCGGATAAGCAGCAATTCTTGGGGGTTGCGTTAGTAGATGAGCGTAATGTTATTCATCCGCAGCGTTTAGTCTCGCAATATTGA
- a CDS encoding ribosome maturation protein RimP (COG0779 Uncharacterized protein conserved in bacteria) encodes MATLEQKLQALLQASVEDLGCELWGIECQRSGRYLTVRVYIDKEGGVTVEDCADVSRQVSAILDVEDPIADKYNLEVSSPGLERALFTLAQYQRYIGQEIVVHLRIPVLDRRKWQGKLEKIENDMLTLIVDGQEQVLVFGNIQKANIIPKF; translated from the coding sequence TTGGCAACGTTAGAACAAAAATTACAAGCATTATTACAAGCATCCGTTGAAGATTTAGGCTGTGAACTTTGGGGGATAGAATGCCAACGTTCGGGCAGATATTTAACCGTGCGTGTATATATTGATAAAGAAGGTGGCGTGACTGTTGAAGATTGTGCCGATGTCAGTCGCCAAGTAAGTGCGATTTTAGATGTTGAAGATCCGATTGCAGATAAATATAACTTAGAGGTATCTTCCCCAGGTCTCGAGCGAGCCTTGTTTACTTTAGCACAGTATCAACGTTATATCGGTCAAGAAATTGTCGTACATTTACGCATCCCCGTATTAGATCGCCGTAAATGGCAAGGGAAATTAGAGAAAATCGAAAACGATATGTTGACCTTAATTGTTGATGGTCAAGAACAAGTGTTAGTGTTTGGCAATATTCAGAAAGCCAATATTATTCCTAAATTTTAA
- a CDS encoding N-acetyl-D-glucosamine kinase (COG1940 Transcriptional regulator/sugar kinase) has protein sequence MLYGFDIGGTKIELAVFNEKLEKLYSERVETPKKSYEEWLNTIESLVKKADDMFHCKGTVGLGIPGFVNPSTGIAEIVNIPVADHQPIVKDLSARLGREVRAENDANCFALSEAWDEENKDYPFVLGLILGTGFGGGLIFNGKVHSGQTGMAGELGHTQLNYHALKLLGWDKAPIYACGCGNHACLDTYLSGRGFEMLYRDLQGEILSAKEIIQRFYAGEKSAVKFVELFVELCAVSIANIITTLDPHVIVLGGGLSNFDYLYDALPKALPAHLLRSAKVPLIKKAKYGDSGGVRGAAALFLTK, from the coding sequence ATGTTATACGGATTTGATATTGGCGGTACAAAAATTGAGCTTGCTGTATTTAATGAGAAGCTAGAAAAACTTTATAGTGAGCGAGTTGAAACACCGAAAAAGAGTTATGAAGAATGGCTCAATACCATAGAGAGTTTAGTGAAAAAAGCAGATGATATGTTTCACTGCAAAGGAACGGTAGGATTAGGGATTCCAGGGTTCGTGAATCCTTCTACTGGGATTGCTGAAATTGTGAATATTCCTGTAGCCGATCATCAACCAATTGTGAAAGATTTATCAGCGCGCCTTGGACGTGAAGTGCGTGCTGAGAATGATGCTAACTGTTTTGCCTTATCTGAAGCGTGGGATGAAGAAAATAAAGACTATCCTTTTGTTCTTGGTTTAATTTTAGGCACAGGTTTTGGGGGCGGACTGATTTTTAATGGTAAAGTACACTCAGGTCAAACAGGAATGGCAGGCGAACTTGGTCATACACAATTAAATTATCATGCGCTTAAATTACTTGGCTGGGATAAGGCTCCAATTTATGCTTGTGGTTGTGGTAATCATGCTTGTTTGGACACGTATTTGTCTGGTCGTGGCTTTGAAATGTTATATCGTGATTTACAAGGTGAAATATTAAGTGCCAAAGAGATTATCCAACGTTTTTATGCGGGAGAGAAAAGTGCGGTCAAATTTGTTGAACTTTTTGTTGAGCTGTGTGCCGTATCGATAGCGAATATTATTACTACCTTGGATCCTCATGTGATAGTATTGGGTGGTGGCTTATCGAATTTTGATTATCTTTATGACGCCTTACCGAAAGCCTTACCTGCTCATTTATTGCGTAGTGCAAAAGTGCCGCTGATTAAAAAGGCAAAATACGGTGATTCAGGGGGAGTGCGTGGTGCCGCTGCACTATTTTTAACGAAATAA
- the nusA gene encoding transcription elongation factor NusA (COG0195 Transcription elongation factor), translated as MSKELLLAAEAVSNEKLLPREKIFEALESALALSTKKKYEQEIDVRVVINPKTGEFDTFRRWLVVEEVTNPTKEITLEAAQFEDPNVQLGDYVEDQIESVAFDRITMQTARQVISTKIREAERNKIVEQFRSQEGEIVTGTVKKVNRDNIVLDLGQQAEAVILREDMLPRENFRPGDRVRGVLYKVSPESKGAQLFVTRAKPEMLIELFRIEVPEIGEELIEIKSAARDPGSRAKIAVKSNDKRIDPVGACVGMRGARVQAITNELGGERVDIVLWDDNPAQFVINAMAPADVSSIVVDEDSHSMDIAVESANLAQAIGRNGQNVRLATQLTGWTLNVMTTDELDEKHQAEDNKVLKLFMNTLEIDEDFAHLLIEEGFSTLDELAYVSVSELTAIDGLEDEDLVEELQTRAKNALTAAALAEEEALKQAHIEERLLNLDGMNRHIALKLAEKKITTLEELAEQGVDDLADIEELTAEQAADFIMAARNICWFSE; from the coding sequence ATGAGTAAAGAACTTTTATTGGCTGCTGAAGCCGTATCAAACGAGAAATTATTACCACGCGAAAAAATTTTTGAAGCACTAGAAAGCGCATTAGCACTTTCAACTAAGAAAAAATATGAGCAAGAAATTGATGTGCGTGTAGTGATTAACCCTAAAACAGGTGAATTTGATACCTTTCGTCGTTGGTTAGTGGTAGAAGAAGTGACCAACCCAACCAAAGAAATCACGTTAGAAGCGGCACAGTTTGAAGATCCAAATGTACAATTAGGTGATTATGTTGAAGATCAAATTGAATCTGTCGCATTCGACCGTATTACCATGCAAACTGCTCGTCAAGTGATTAGTACCAAAATTCGTGAAGCTGAGCGTAATAAGATTGTTGAACAGTTTCGTTCACAAGAAGGTGAAATCGTGACGGGAACTGTGAAAAAAGTGAACCGTGACAATATCGTATTAGATTTAGGTCAACAAGCTGAAGCTGTAATCTTACGTGAAGATATGTTACCACGCGAAAATTTCCGCCCAGGTGATCGTGTACGTGGTGTGTTGTATAAAGTTAGCCCAGAAAGTAAAGGTGCGCAGCTATTTGTGACGCGTGCTAAGCCAGAAATGTTAATTGAGCTATTCCGTATTGAAGTGCCTGAAATTGGTGAAGAACTTATTGAAATTAAGAGCGCGGCTCGTGACCCAGGTTCTCGTGCGAAAATTGCAGTAAAAAGCAATGACAAACGTATCGATCCAGTAGGTGCTTGTGTAGGTATGCGTGGTGCGCGTGTACAAGCGATCACTAACGAATTAGGTGGTGAGCGTGTTGATATTGTGCTTTGGGATGATAATCCAGCACAATTCGTGATTAATGCGATGGCACCAGCGGATGTCAGTTCAATTGTTGTTGATGAAGATTCACATTCAATGGATATTGCAGTTGAGTCAGCAAATTTAGCACAAGCGATTGGTCGTAACGGTCAGAACGTTCGTCTCGCAACACAGTTAACGGGTTGGACATTAAATGTGATGACCACCGATGAATTAGACGAAAAACATCAAGCAGAAGACAATAAAGTGTTAAAACTGTTCATGAATACATTAGAGATTGATGAAGATTTTGCACATCTTCTGATTGAAGAAGGTTTTTCAACTTTAGACGAATTAGCGTACGTTTCTGTCAGTGAGTTAACAGCGATTGATGGTTTGGAGGATGAGGATCTAGTTGAAGAATTGCAGACAAGAGCCAAAAATGCACTTACTGCTGCCGCATTAGCGGAAGAAGAAGCGTTAAAACAAGCACATATTGAAGAACGTTTACTGAACTTAGACGGTATGAATCGTCATATCGCATTAAAATTAGCAGAGAAAAAAATTACAACCTTGGAGGAACTTGCCGAGCAAGGTGTGGATGATTTAGCAGATATTGAAGAATTAACTGCAGAACAGGCAGCAGACTTTATTATGGCAGCACGTAATATCTGTTGGTTCAGTGAGTAA
- the rbfA gene encoding ribosome-binding factor A (COG0858 Ribosome-binding factor A) has translation MAREFKRSDRVAQEIQKEIAVILQREVKDPRIGMVTVSDVEVSSDLAYAKVFVTFLFDNDEAAIEEGMKGLEKASPYIRSLLGKAMRLRIVPEIRFVYDRSLIEGMRMSNLVTNVVRQDQARHIDDENDVLSEEK, from the coding sequence ATGGCAAGAGAATTTAAACGTAGTGATCGCGTTGCCCAGGAAATTCAAAAGGAAATTGCGGTGATTTTACAGCGTGAAGTCAAAGACCCACGTATTGGTATGGTGACTGTCTCTGATGTTGAAGTATCAAGCGATCTTGCATATGCCAAGGTCTTTGTCACTTTTTTATTTGATAATGATGAAGCAGCGATTGAAGAGGGGATGAAAGGACTGGAAAAAGCATCGCCCTATATCCGTAGTTTATTAGGTAAAGCCATGCGTTTACGTATTGTACCAGAAATTCGTTTTGTTTATGACCGCTCTTTGATTGAGGGAATGCGCATGTCTAACTTAGTGACCAACGTAGTCCGCCAAGATCAAGCTCGTCATATTGATGATGAAAATGATGTGTTATCAGAGGAAAAATAA
- the ribA gene encoding GTP cyclohydrolase II (COG0807 GTP cyclohydrolase II): protein MAKIQRVTEANLPTEFGVFKIVGFEFPDTKKEHVALVLGDIENTDEPILARIHSECLTGDALHSLKCDCGFQLAAALRQISEAGRGVLLYHREEGRGIGLINKIRAYALQDQGMDTIEANLALGFAADERNFEVCADMFDLLGVKEIRLLTNNPNKIETMRKSGINIVERVALNVGENRYNTEYLDTKAKKMGHFIVHNQQKHLLECPYCSEEVPTQNK from the coding sequence ATGGCAAAAATTCAACGCGTCACTGAAGCCAATTTGCCAACGGAATTTGGGGTATTCAAAATCGTCGGATTTGAATTTCCTGATACGAAAAAAGAACATGTGGCATTGGTTTTAGGTGATATCGAAAATACTGACGAGCCTATCCTTGCTCGGATTCATTCAGAATGCCTGACAGGTGATGCCTTACATAGCTTAAAATGTGATTGTGGTTTCCAGCTAGCTGCTGCATTACGTCAAATTAGCGAAGCAGGACGAGGGGTATTGCTCTATCATCGGGAAGAAGGGCGTGGCATTGGGTTAATAAACAAAATTAGAGCATATGCGTTACAAGATCAAGGCATGGATACGATTGAGGCAAATCTCGCTTTGGGATTTGCTGCTGATGAACGTAACTTTGAAGTCTGTGCCGATATGTTCGATTTATTGGGGGTAAAAGAGATCCGTTTACTCACTAACAATCCCAATAAAATTGAGACCATGCGAAAATCGGGGATTAATATCGTAGAACGCGTTGCCCTTAACGTTGGTGAAAATCGTTACAATACTGAATACTTGGATACAAAAGCCAAAAAAATGGGACACTTTATTGTACATAACCAGCAAAAACATCTCCTTGAATGTCCTTACTGCTCTGAAGAAGTCCCAACTCAAAACAAATAA
- a CDS encoding oligopeptide ABC superfamily ATP binding cassette transporter, binding protein (COG4166 ABC-type oligopeptide transport system, periplasmic component) — MLALKTAVFVFLILSLAACEPSQQVVTIEKTLTPETMQSEKVPSRELLTRGVYSDLVFNPHQAMNTAQATFLQDVLEGLTGYDKHGQVIPAVAERWETEDYKTWLFILRDNAKWSNGEAVTAQDFVLSWQQLVETDSPLRVYFTFLNVVNSRAVLTGEVPVQKLGVEAVEPTILRIQLDKATPQLPAMLAHVALLPRYQSMTEQFIGNGAYRVMQQQGDRIHLEKNAHYWASQQAAFKFVDYKKIAPSQPISGMDIVVESQQTQHDLHYFPKLCTYYYEFNFNDPLLQKKAVRQALTSMISSQRIVQEVIPQMWATTHFLPDSMQMISESAWEPVVVEQILKQHGITETSPLQLKLTYDQGTVHASIAKRLIQMWSQSDMIRVSAEPVSWQQLLAKRATGDFQLIRSGWCADYSDPMAFLYLFYSHSPDNKMGYHNVDVDKLVEATLSVQTPLEREKLYHEIANKLQQDYVVLPLFQETMPIFIHSSIVGYQNGNPTAVLYSKDLYRKVGY, encoded by the coding sequence GTGTTAGCGTTAAAAACGGCGGTCTTCGTTTTTCTTATTTTATCTCTAGCCGCCTGTGAACCTTCACAACAAGTCGTTACCATTGAAAAAACACTTACTCCAGAGACGATGCAAAGTGAGAAAGTACCTTCTCGGGAATTATTAACCCGTGGTGTATATAGCGATTTAGTTTTTAACCCTCACCAAGCGATGAATACGGCACAGGCGACGTTTTTACAAGATGTTTTGGAGGGGCTAACGGGTTATGATAAACATGGTCAGGTGATTCCTGCTGTGGCTGAACGTTGGGAGACGGAAGATTATAAAACCTGGTTGTTTATTTTGCGTGATAATGCCAAATGGTCAAATGGCGAGGCGGTTACTGCGCAGGATTTTGTCTTGAGTTGGCAACAGTTAGTTGAGACAGACAGTCCGTTAAGAGTGTATTTCACTTTTCTGAATGTGGTGAATAGTCGTGCGGTATTGACGGGTGAAGTGCCTGTACAAAAATTAGGGGTAGAGGCAGTTGAGCCTACGATTTTGCGTATTCAATTGGATAAAGCCACTCCACAATTACCCGCGATGCTTGCTCATGTAGCATTATTACCACGTTACCAATCTATGACAGAACAATTTATCGGAAATGGTGCATACCGAGTGATGCAGCAACAAGGTGATCGTATTCATTTAGAGAAAAATGCGCATTATTGGGCAAGTCAGCAGGCGGCGTTTAAGTTTGTTGATTATAAAAAAATAGCCCCATCACAGCCTATTTCAGGAATGGATATTGTGGTTGAATCACAGCAAACTCAGCATGATCTGCATTATTTTCCTAAACTTTGTACTTACTACTATGAGTTCAATTTCAATGATCCACTATTGCAAAAAAAAGCGGTGCGTCAAGCGTTAACCTCGATGATTTCGAGCCAACGTATCGTGCAAGAGGTAATCCCACAGATGTGGGCAACCACTCATTTCTTGCCTGATTCTATGCAGATGATTTCTGAATCAGCATGGGAACCAGTGGTAGTGGAGCAAATATTAAAACAACATGGTATCACAGAAACTTCACCTTTGCAGCTAAAATTGACTTACGATCAAGGCACGGTACATGCCAGTATTGCAAAACGCTTAATTCAAATGTGGTCACAATCTGACATGATTCGTGTAAGTGCTGAACCAGTCTCTTGGCAACAACTCCTGGCTAAAAGGGCGACGGGGGATTTTCAATTAATTCGTTCTGGGTGGTGTGCGGATTATTCTGATCCTATGGCATTTTTATATTTGTTTTATTCTCATTCACCTGATAATAAAATGGGATATCATAATGTAGATGTGGATAAATTAGTTGAAGCAACATTATCTGTTCAAACACCACTTGAACGTGAAAAGCTATATCATGAAATAGCGAATAAATTACAACAAGATTACGTAGTGTTACCGCTCTTTCAAGAAACAATGCCAATTTTTATTCACTCCAGTATTGTGGGTTATCAGAATGGTAATCCGACGGCGGTGCTGTACAGTAAAGACCTGTATCGTAAAGTAGGTTATTAG
- a CDS encoding 30S ribosomal protein S15 (COG3642 Mn2+-dependent serine/threonine protein kinase) encodes MESIDASFEDYVRALVNTHRGTRIYCFEYQNRRFWLKQPEQLSFIWKCLKPNPKKSFQQEIKTLQYFESVHAPVPQVMLYDEDFLVLDDAGRTAINWKEDPEVSDSVKRTILFDCTKALIDLHNKGLIHGRPALRDIAWRNGEVTFLDFEAHVYHKNHLVGDKARDVLIFLHGLCRAKVISDHEVQNVIGLYTALGDPQVWQRVCAILRRYRLVYYLLLPFKPIAKTDLIAIYRLFDNMSAQLSKGK; translated from the coding sequence GTGGAATCGATAGATGCCTCTTTTGAGGACTATGTCAGAGCCTTAGTTAATACCCATAGAGGAACAAGAATTTATTGTTTTGAATATCAAAATCGGCGTTTTTGGTTAAAACAACCAGAGCAGTTGAGTTTTATCTGGAAATGCTTAAAACCTAATCCTAAAAAGTCTTTTCAACAAGAAATTAAAACCTTACAGTATTTTGAATCTGTGCATGCACCTGTGCCTCAAGTGATGTTGTATGATGAAGACTTTTTAGTATTAGACGATGCAGGAAGAACAGCGATCAACTGGAAAGAAGATCCTGAGGTATCGGACAGTGTAAAAAGAACGATTTTATTTGATTGTACGAAAGCCCTGATTGATTTGCACAATAAAGGATTAATTCATGGTCGCCCCGCGTTGCGTGATATTGCATGGCGTAACGGGGAAGTCACGTTTTTAGATTTTGAGGCACATGTCTACCATAAAAATCATCTTGTGGGAGACAAAGCGCGTGATGTATTAATTTTTTTGCATGGATTGTGTCGTGCAAAAGTGATTTCAGATCACGAGGTACAAAACGTGATCGGCTTGTATACGGCGTTAGGAGATCCACAAGTCTGGCAACGTGTTTGTGCAATATTACGTCGGTATCGCCTTGTGTATTATCTTTTGTTACCATTTAAGCCGATTGCAAAAACAGATTTAATTGCAATTTATCGTTTATTTGACAATATGTCTGCTCAACTGAGTAAGGGGAAGTAG
- a CDS encoding PdpB protein (COG0671 Membrane-associated phospholipid phosphatase) has translation MLKRLSLYTLLLCIVPFFAWIFAWQWNNNDLMTPYDYPLYLLTETGSVPYAIITCAIFPLLFFPLFSNRKQWLISVIVMAFAVIMTQGIKSGLKNMFSEPRPYVVYVVQELGMSAEHFYAQDREQRSHIVEQFYQTETDTPEWLKDHYEKEVGYAFPSGHTIFAATWLMLAVGFVQLLGVRTLAANLLVTTTAVWALLMLFSRLRFGMHYPIDLLVSTLLAFCVHWGIFAFLQKKAIFIKK, from the coding sequence ATGTTAAAAAGATTATCATTATATACCTTATTGCTTTGTATTGTCCCTTTTTTTGCTTGGATTTTTGCATGGCAGTGGAATAACAATGATTTAATGACGCCCTATGATTACCCTCTCTATCTTTTAACAGAAACGGGGAGTGTGCCTTATGCGATTATTACCTGTGCGATTTTTCCTCTCTTGTTTTTTCCTTTGTTTTCAAATCGTAAGCAGTGGCTTATCAGTGTGATCGTGATGGCATTTGCCGTGATTATGACGCAAGGGATAAAGAGCGGTTTGAAGAATATGTTTTCAGAACCTCGTCCTTATGTGGTGTATGTTGTGCAAGAATTAGGTATGAGCGCAGAACACTTTTATGCACAAGACAGAGAGCAGCGCTCCCACATCGTTGAGCAATTTTATCAAACAGAAACAGATACACCTGAGTGGCTGAAAGATCACTACGAGAAAGAAGTCGGTTATGCTTTCCCATCAGGCCACACGATTTTTGCTGCAACCTGGTTAATGCTGGCGGTGGGATTTGTACAGCTACTTGGTGTGCGTACGCTAGCAGCCAACTTGTTAGTAACTACAACAGCAGTTTGGGCGCTATTGATGTTATTTAGTCGCTTACGTTTTGGTATGCATTATCCTATAGATTTGTTGGTGAGTACCTTACTTGCATTTTGCGTGCATTGGGGAATTTTTGCTTTTTTGCAAAAAAAGGCGATTTTTATCAAGAAATAA